CCGTATGGTTGTTCTTATCGCCCCGGCCGATCCCCTTATAGATGAACCCGGCGTTGATGAATGAGTCGGGATCGATTGTATTGCGCCCATCAACGATCACCGGGTGGTCTTCCCCTGAGAGCCACTTCACGGTTAGAGGATCAAGATTCCGGTATTCAGAATGGCCGGTGAAGATGACGATCGTATCTGCATCGCGGAGAACGGTATCCAGATTGTCTTCTATCGGAACGCCTGCTTCATCATCTGCAACAAACGGATCATGCACCATCATGCCTGCACCATACCCCTCCATCTCATTATAGAATGGTTCAGACGGGGTATTTCGGGCATCACCCGAGTCGTTGATGAACGCCCAGCCAAGGAGGGCAATATGCGATTCGGCAACATCTATCCCTGCACGATCCTGCGCATCTCTTGTCAGCTGTGCCATGTGGGATGGCATGAAGTCGTTGATCGCCCGGGCAACCCCGAAGATCGAATGCTGGCCGTGGGGATACCAGAGCTCGCCGCCGAGCTGCTGAGCACCCCGCTCAAGGTGCCAGGTGTCTTTTGTCAGGCAGTGGCCCCCGACCCCGGCACCAGGCCAGAGGATTGCCCGAGTGATCCCCTCTCCTTTCAGTGAATCGATACCTTTCCGGACATCATAGACATTGACACCCATCGCCTCACAGTGGAGTGCGAGCTGATTTGCTGCTGCTATCTGGAGGTCTCGGAATGCGTTTTCTGCAGTCTTTGTCACCTCAGCCGCGGTTGCCGTCATCGGGATGATGCTACCGGTGGTCAGCACAGGAATGTACAGTTCAATAGCGCGCCGGGTACTTGGATCATCAATCCCACCGACAATCCGGTCGTGCTCCCGGATATTCTTCAGGAGCCTGCCAACCATTACCCGCTCCGGGGCATGGGCGAGTGCAAAGTCCTCGCCTGCACGGAGGCCGGATTCCCCTTCGAGTATCTCCCGTGCCATGCCTGTGGTCGTGCCCGGGGTGATGGTGGACTCAAGGACGACAAGGGCACCTTCTGAGAGGTACTTCCCTGTCTGCCTGAGTCCCTCCTGCAAAGGTCCAAAGTCCGGGATGAGATCTTTTGGATTGGCAAACGGCGTCTGTATGGCAAGGCAGATGGCATCGCACTCTGCAATTCTTGAAAAATCTGCAGTGCATTCAAATTTCCCTCCAGAGACGACCTTTGAGATCAGATCACCCAGTTCCGGCTCATCCTTATCGAGTGGGGACTCGCCCCGGTTGATCAACTCAATTTTATATCCTGAGCTTTTGGAATCCCGCTGAAACCCATAGACTTTCTGAAATTCAGGGGCATCGGCAAAGAGGGCAGCTGCCGGGATGCCGACATACCCCATCCCAATTACGCCGACTGTTTTGATCGGACCGCGTTTCTCTATGATAGCTGTGAGACGGTTCTGGTACTTCTTCTGATGATGGTCGGTCATGGTCTTATCCTTTTATATGATCTGTGGATTGAATACGATGGCAGCGATATTTCGGGGTTCCATAAAGGTAGTTGTCATGCTCGAAGGCGAGTCCTCACTACCTGTATTAACTGCAAGGGAAGAGAACTGGTAGGCAGGATCCCCTTCGATCGTACAGTTCTGGTTCTCTCCTATCACCTGGAAATCCCCCGCTGGATCGCCTCACAGATCCTTAGATTTGTCAGCCCCTCTTCAGGCGTCACATCAAACATTCTGCCATCCCTGGCAGCCCGGACAAATGCCTGAAGTTCGACCTTCAATGGCTCGACCTTATTCACGAGCACCTTCTCGATGATATTCTCCTGTCGGTATAAGCCGTTCGTCTGATCATAGGTCTCCGGTTTCCGGTATACATAGATCTCCTGGGTCATGAAATCGCCCTCGACTGTTCGCTCTTCTTCCTCGATGTATATTGATCGAATCTTTTTCGCGGATTTTCTGGAAGCAGAGAGGTAGAAGGAGGTCGAATCAACTCCTCCAAGGACATGGGCGATGTCTTTGCTTCCGCGTACTGAGAAGGAATACTCTGAATCCGGGAAGAAGGCGTTAACGAGGATGTCAATGTCATGGATCATCAGGTCCTCGACGATCGAGGCATCGGTGATTCTGCCGGATGCCGGATTGTGGCGGTGGAAGGCGATATACCGGGGGGCTTTAGCGATTCTTTGGATCTCTGGGACGATCGGGTTAAAACGCTCGATATGACCGACACCTACAACAATCCCCTCAGGAATCTCCTGTATCAGCTGCTCCGCCTCGGACACGGTGGCGCAGATCGGTTTTTCGATCAGGGTATGCACCCCCGATGCGATCACCTGCTTTGCAGTCTCGAAGTGGTACCGGGTGGGAACCACGAGCGAGACAAGGTCGACCTTCCTGAGCATTTCATCAATCGAGGAGCAGACCTCAGCTCCCGTCTGGGCAGCGACCTCTTCAGCACTCTTTGCATCAAGATCAAAGACATAGGTCACCCCGACCTCTTTTAGTTCATTGTAGATGCGGGCATGATTTCTGCCCATCACCCCCACTCCGATAACACCAACGTCCATCTGATTAACCCCGACTGTTCTGGATCATTATCGGTTTTCATCTTGTAAAACAGGATCTGTACTCTGAGGAGGTTCGAGAAGAAGATAACCAGATTGCACTGCCTGCCCGTTCGTGTGGCAGAATTAATAGTGCCGGGTACAAACAGGTTATCATGCAGATGGCGTACTTAAAATATCCAGCATTAATTCACGGGTCGAAGGATCAGATTGAATGTTCATTATTCTGGAAAGATACCGGAGTGATCTGATCGATGGGTGAGAAACGGCGTATCCTCCTCGTCTCGACGCAGGATTACATCCACCATCCGATCCCATCCCGCCATCATTATATCTGCGAGGAGCTGGCACTCCGGCATGACGTTCATGTTCCACACTTTCATGTCAGCCGGGGAGAAGAGAGGGAGACGAGGCTGAAGGTGCATGAGGCGACGCTCTTCCCCTTCCAGAGTCCGCTGCTTCATTATACACTGAATGCCCCCCACCATTTCAGGGTGATCAACCGGATCATTAAGGAGGAGGATATCGATATCGTTGTCGGGGCGCATGTCCTCGCCGGAGCTGCGATGATCCGGGCAGCAGAGAAACATGAAATTCCGGTTCTCTTCGATCTCAAGGACTGGTTTCCTGACTCTGCTGCTGCTTATTATAATAACCGTATCCTCAAAGAGGCAATCCGGTCGACCGTCTGGAATATTACCCGGTGGAATCTCTCTCATAGCACCCGGGTGACGACGGTATCACCCTCCCTGGTTCGTCAGCTGGCAGAGTATGGGTTCTCTGCCGGGCTCATCACAAACGGTGTTAATACCGATCTCTTCTATCCACGTGATATAGGGGTCTGTAAGCGAGATATAGGGCTCGATCCGGAGAGTTTTGTGATAGGCTTTGCAGGGAGCGTCGAGCGCTGGTATGCCATCGATCAATTGATCAGGATGCTCCCTGAGATCCGATCCTTCTGCCCGGAGGTTCATCTCCTTATTGTCGGCGGCTCCCTCTTCACCGACTATATTGAGGAGCTGCAGGCGCTTGTTCTCTCGCTCGGACTCTCGGAGATGGTTACGTTCACCGGCGGAAAGCGGTATGATGAACTCCCGCTCTACATGAATGCGATGGATGTCTGCACCATCCCTCTTTCTCCACCGCAGTGGGTGCAGATAGCACTTCCAAACAAGTTTTTTGAATATTCTGCATGCTCAAGGCCGATCCTCTCAACCCCGATCCCGGATGTCGAGGCGATCGGGGGGCCTCATCTTCATATCTATCGAAGCCCGGGTGAGTTTGTTAATACGGTTCGGCAGATCTACCTTGAGAGGGTGGAGTATACCATTGATTTCTCCCGTTTCTCCTGGAAGAGGAAGGCAGCCGAATTTGAGACTGTAATAGAAGAGGTCCTCTCCGGCGGGGATCGATAAATACTATCTATTATTATGCCCTGATGCATAGATTGATCATATGCTTAAGGGGTCGAATATTCAGATAACCAGGCGAACGATCAGGTATTCATTCATCGGTGCCTGTTTAATCGCCTTTTCCCTCCTCACTTTCTGGCTGCGGACCCTGCCGATCCCCAGGATTGTATCCGACGACTGGGTTAATCTCCTTGGGAATGATCCCTGGTACAGTCTTCGCCAGATCGAACAGATGGCTCTTGATTTCCCTGCGTACTCCTGGTTTGATCCAATGTCGCATTTCCCGGTTGGTGAGGCAATTTACTGGGGTCCGCTCTTCAGGTTGCTTGCGGTCGTTCTTGTGATCCTGGCGGGAGCCTCCACTCGCCCGGAGATTATGTATGTCGCCTCGTTCCTTCCTCCGCTGATGGCAGTTGCAATGGTACCGGTGATGTACGGACTCGGTGCCAAGCTTGTGGACTGGAAGACCGGGCTTGTCTCTGCCGGATTTATCTCGGTTATCGCGGGCCAGTATGCGTACCGTTCACTGTACTCGTTTGTTGATCACCATATCACCGAGACGCTCTTCTCAGCACTCTTCTGTTTGTGTTTTATCATTGCGATGATGAAACTGAAGGAGAGCGGGGTGAGACTCACTGATCTTCAGAGCCTGAAGAATCCGGTGCTGACCTATCCGGCACTTGCAGGGTTTGCATTCCTCCTCGGGTTTTACAATATGACGACGATGGTGATCTTCGGTGTGATTGTGGTCATCTATACGATCATCCAGATGCTGCTTGACCATATCCGCAAAGAGGCATCTGATTATCTCATCCTGACAAACTGTGTCACATTTTTCGTGGTTATTCTCGGGATCATTCCGTTTGGATTGAAACAGACAGGGTTTGGTGTTGGAGTCTATGGCCCCGGGAACATCATCGTCTATGGTCTGATAATCATCGGCACGCTTCTCCTCTATGCTATCTCCCAGTATCTGTCAGATAATCCCTGGTACTTCTATCCGGCGTCTCTTGTTGGTCTGACCATCGCCTCTCTGATTGTTGGTTTGCTGGCATTGCCAAATCTGACGCGGGGATATATAGGACAGTTCACCGCTGTCTTCGGAATGCGGGCCGAGGTACTCACCGTCCAGGAGGCGATGCCCTGGCAGTTTGCAAATGCAGTATCGGTCTTCAACTGGGGGTGGATTCTTGTTGCCGGGGGGACTGTGTACCTTCTATATCGGATCTGGAAACAGAATAATGCCCCCGCACTCTTCACACTCATCTGGTTTGCCCTCATCTTCCTTGCAACCACCCGGCAGGTCCGGTTTGAGTACTATCTTGCCGCGAATATCGCGCTATTAGCTGCGCTTGCTGTTGGTGCGGTGATGCAGATCGGCGGCCGGGATCTCCTCCGGATGGCGGGCATTGAAAAGCTCCTTGATCCGCAGAATGAGATCCCACCCGAGATGCCCCCCGCAGAGCCGGAAGGAGCAGAAAAGAAGGGGAGGAAAGAGAAAAAACCACAGAAAACAACTGCAGAATCTTCTGGCAGCCCTCTCCGGGTGGGACTCCTTGTAGTGACGGTGATCATCGCCCTCCTCTTTGCCTGGTCGGGTGTGTCCGCAAATATCATGATGGGATCAAATGTCGGTGGTGGAATCAATTCCGACTGGAAAGCCGCCCTTGTCTGGCTGGGGGAGAATACCCCGGATCCCGGTGTGGATTATTATGAGATCTTTGATACACCACAAATGCGTGGTGTGTATGAATATCCTCCCGAGGCTTACGGTGTCATGTCGTGGTGGGATTACGGCCACTGGATCACCTTCGTCTCCAAACGGATACCGCATGCAAACCCGTTCCAGCGTGGTGCAGTGACTGCAGGTGGCTTCTTCATGGAGACGGATGGAGAGAAAGCATCGGCCACACTTGAAGAGTTAGGTATCCGGTATGTGATCACTGACATCGAGATGGCGACCGGAAAGTTCTGGGCGATGGCAACCTGGCCTGACCCGGTGAATGCCACCAGACCATTCCAGCAGGTTATGCTCTACCAGCAGTCGCCCACAACGGGTTCATACCAATCGATTCAGCTCTACAGGGAGACGTACTATCAGACGATGATCCAGCGGCTTCATGTTTTTGATGGTTCGGCGACACCGGCCGGAGAGATTCTCGTCGTCGAGTCAGCTCCTGCATCTGCACTGGGGCTTGGAACAAGCCCATACCCGGTGATCACCAACGTCCAGCAGGCAGACACAACTGAGGATGCACGGCGGTACATCGAGGAATTCACCCGGGCTGCCCCGGCGAACCATTCTGCCGAGATCCTCTCCCCGGAGATGTTTACACCATCGACAGACCTTGATGCACTGCAGCGGTTCAGGCTTGCCTACGAATCCCCGACAAATGTCCTTAGCAGTGGCGGCGATATCCGGTATGTGAAGATCTTCGAGTTCGTCTCCGGTGCAGTTCTCGAAGGAGAAGGAACGATTGAGGTGCCGGTTGAGACGAATACCGGCAGGACATTCACCTACCGGCAGGAGAGCCGGGACGGGATCTTTGTGCTGCCGTATCCGACCGAGGCCGGGCCGGATGATGTGGTTGTGGCAACAGGACCGTATCGGATTGTTGAGACGGGGCAGGAGATTTCGGTGTCGTACCGGGCGGTGATGGAAGGTTTGAGGATTTGAAGAGGAATCTCTCAATTAATTTTTATTTGTGTTGAGATAATCTTCAATTGCCCCTTTGAAGAGAGCAAAGTCTCCAAGGTTTTCCTGCAGGATTGCAAATGCAATCTCATCGTTCATGCGGCCATATCTGTGAACCACCAGATTAAGAAACCCCTTTATTGTCCTCAGTTTCTCATGCATTTC
The genomic region above belongs to Methanocalculus alkaliphilus and contains:
- a CDS encoding nucleotide sugar dehydrogenase is translated as MTDHHQKKYQNRLTAIIEKRGPIKTVGVIGMGYVGIPAAALFADAPEFQKVYGFQRDSKSSGYKIELINRGESPLDKDEPELGDLISKVVSGGKFECTADFSRIAECDAICLAIQTPFANPKDLIPDFGPLQEGLRQTGKYLSEGALVVLESTITPGTTTGMAREILEGESGLRAGEDFALAHAPERVMVGRLLKNIREHDRIVGGIDDPSTRRAIELYIPVLTTGSIIPMTATAAEVTKTAENAFRDLQIAAANQLALHCEAMGVNVYDVRKGIDSLKGEGITRAILWPGAGVGGHCLTKDTWHLERGAQQLGGELWYPHGQHSIFGVARAINDFMPSHMAQLTRDAQDRAGIDVAESHIALLGWAFINDSGDARNTPSEPFYNEMEGYGAGMMVHDPFVADDEAGVPIEDNLDTVLRDADTIVIFTGHSEYRNLDPLTVKWLSGEDHPVIVDGRNTIDPDSFINAGFIYKGIGRGDKNNHTVI
- a CDS encoding Gfo/Idh/MocA family protein yields the protein MDVGVIGVGVMGRNHARIYNELKEVGVTYVFDLDAKSAEEVAAQTGAEVCSSIDEMLRKVDLVSLVVPTRYHFETAKQVIASGVHTLIEKPICATVSEAEQLIQEIPEGIVVGVGHIERFNPIVPEIQRIAKAPRYIAFHRHNPASGRITDASIVEDLMIHDIDILVNAFFPDSEYSFSVRGSKDIAHVLGGVDSTSFYLSASRKSAKKIRSIYIEEEERTVEGDFMTQEIYVYRKPETYDQTNGLYRQENIIEKVLVNKVEPLKVELQAFVRAARDGRMFDVTPEEGLTNLRICEAIQRGISR
- a CDS encoding glycosyltransferase codes for the protein MGEKRRILLVSTQDYIHHPIPSRHHYICEELALRHDVHVPHFHVSRGEERETRLKVHEATLFPFQSPLLHYTLNAPHHFRVINRIIKEEDIDIVVGAHVLAGAAMIRAAEKHEIPVLFDLKDWFPDSAAAYYNNRILKEAIRSTVWNITRWNLSHSTRVTTVSPSLVRQLAEYGFSAGLITNGVNTDLFYPRDIGVCKRDIGLDPESFVIGFAGSVERWYAIDQLIRMLPEIRSFCPEVHLLIVGGSLFTDYIEELQALVLSLGLSEMVTFTGGKRYDELPLYMNAMDVCTIPLSPPQWVQIALPNKFFEYSACSRPILSTPIPDVEAIGGPHLHIYRSPGEFVNTVRQIYLERVEYTIDFSRFSWKRKAAEFETVIEEVLSGGDR
- a CDS encoding oligosaccharyl transferase, archaeosortase A system-associated; the encoded protein is MLKGSNIQITRRTIRYSFIGACLIAFSLLTFWLRTLPIPRIVSDDWVNLLGNDPWYSLRQIEQMALDFPAYSWFDPMSHFPVGEAIYWGPLFRLLAVVLVILAGASTRPEIMYVASFLPPLMAVAMVPVMYGLGAKLVDWKTGLVSAGFISVIAGQYAYRSLYSFVDHHITETLFSALFCLCFIIAMMKLKESGVRLTDLQSLKNPVLTYPALAGFAFLLGFYNMTTMVIFGVIVVIYTIIQMLLDHIRKEASDYLILTNCVTFFVVILGIIPFGLKQTGFGVGVYGPGNIIVYGLIIIGTLLLYAISQYLSDNPWYFYPASLVGLTIASLIVGLLALPNLTRGYIGQFTAVFGMRAEVLTVQEAMPWQFANAVSVFNWGWILVAGGTVYLLYRIWKQNNAPALFTLIWFALIFLATTRQVRFEYYLAANIALLAALAVGAVMQIGGRDLLRMAGIEKLLDPQNEIPPEMPPAEPEGAEKKGRKEKKPQKTTAESSGSPLRVGLLVVTVIIALLFAWSGVSANIMMGSNVGGGINSDWKAALVWLGENTPDPGVDYYEIFDTPQMRGVYEYPPEAYGVMSWWDYGHWITFVSKRIPHANPFQRGAVTAGGFFMETDGEKASATLEELGIRYVITDIEMATGKFWAMATWPDPVNATRPFQQVMLYQQSPTTGSYQSIQLYRETYYQTMIQRLHVFDGSATPAGEILVVESAPASALGLGTSPYPVITNVQQADTTEDARRYIEEFTRAAPANHSAEILSPEMFTPSTDLDALQRFRLAYESPTNVLSSGGDIRYVKIFEFVSGAVLEGEGTIEVPVETNTGRTFTYRQESRDGIFVLPYPTEAGPDDVVVATGPYRIVETGQEISVSYRAVMEGLRI
- a CDS encoding HepT-like ribonuclease domain-containing protein, giving the protein MKHGVIGSEMHEKLRTIKGFLNLVVHRYGRMNDEIAFAILQENLGDFALFKGAIEDYLNTNKN